From a region of the Constantimarinum furrinae genome:
- a CDS encoding protein-disulfide reductase DsbD family protein: MKKLIFAFLLTIVTSSSIFAQDFLDPVSWDVRVEQEEGNRYNILLKAQIDEGWHLYSQEELDLDISPIPTVFTYNASDNTYKLIGETQEPDVPAYYDPVFEADIVFFEDKAMFIQAIEVINPEGLKIEVEVMYSVCDDERCLPPDTKLFELDLNSGKAKVAVDEINSEDLEKTAALSLDLKGKETYLVQTEDGDQGYLTIFLLGFVGGLIALLTPCVFPMIPLTVSYFTKSAKNRQNGMANAIMYGLFIFLIYVLLSIPFHLLDSVDPEILNNISTNVTLNIIFFVIFVVFAFSFFGYFELTLPNSWSSKMDSKATSIGGFVGIFFMALTLAIVSFSCTGPILGSLLGGSLTTDGGAMQLTFGMGGFGLALALPFALFALFPNWLNSLPKSGGWLNTVKVILGFAELALAFKFLSNADLVQHWGLLKREVFIAIWMLCALGMALYLFRVIRFPHDGPKGKRLGWGNIVFGVASIAFMLYLVPGLTNTKYANLKLLSGLAPPFSQSIYDTGSGALPGMTSYKDFDEGVAAAKASGKPIMLDFTGWACVNCREMEEHVWSRQDIFDVINDEYILISLYVDDRKKLSEEEQFTYLKPNGATKPIRTIGDKWATFQTVNFKNNSQPYYVLMDADLNLLNTPTAYTPDADEYLYWLNEGLKKHSENKTQP, encoded by the coding sequence ATGAAAAAATTAATTTTCGCCTTTTTACTCACAATTGTTACTAGTTCTTCAATTTTTGCTCAGGATTTTCTCGATCCGGTTTCCTGGGATGTAAGGGTAGAGCAGGAAGAGGGTAATCGGTATAATATTCTACTTAAAGCACAAATTGACGAAGGTTGGCATTTGTACAGTCAGGAAGAGCTTGATCTTGATATTAGTCCTATTCCAACAGTTTTTACCTATAATGCCTCAGACAATACATACAAACTAATAGGAGAAACCCAAGAACCTGATGTGCCGGCCTATTACGATCCCGTTTTTGAGGCGGATATTGTCTTTTTTGAAGACAAGGCAATGTTTATTCAGGCCATTGAAGTTATCAATCCTGAAGGTCTAAAGATTGAAGTGGAAGTGATGTATTCGGTATGTGATGATGAGCGTTGTCTTCCGCCTGATACCAAGCTGTTTGAGCTGGACTTGAATTCAGGTAAAGCTAAAGTGGCCGTTGATGAAATTAACAGTGAGGATCTCGAAAAAACTGCAGCACTGTCACTGGACCTCAAAGGAAAGGAAACCTATCTCGTACAAACGGAAGACGGGGATCAAGGTTATCTCACCATATTTTTACTGGGCTTTGTAGGTGGTTTGATCGCACTTCTTACGCCCTGTGTATTCCCTATGATCCCGTTAACGGTATCGTACTTCACAAAAAGCGCTAAAAACAGGCAGAATGGGATGGCAAATGCGATCATGTACGGGCTATTTATTTTTCTGATCTATGTATTGCTTAGCATACCCTTCCACTTATTGGATTCGGTAGATCCTGAAATTCTGAATAATATTTCTACTAACGTCACGCTCAATATAATCTTCTTCGTGATCTTCGTGGTTTTTGCCTTTTCATTTTTTGGATATTTCGAACTTACCCTTCCCAACTCATGGAGTTCAAAAATGGATAGTAAAGCGACCAGCATTGGGGGATTTGTAGGAATCTTTTTTATGGCATTGACCCTGGCGATCGTTTCGTTTTCATGCACCGGTCCTATCCTGGGATCGCTGTTAGGTGGATCACTTACAACCGATGGAGGTGCCATGCAACTTACGTTTGGTATGGGTGGATTTGGTTTGGCATTGGCGCTTCCGTTCGCATTATTTGCGTTGTTCCCGAATTGGTTAAACTCCCTCCCTAAAAGTGGAGGATGGCTCAATACCGTAAAGGTGATATTGGGATTTGCTGAGTTGGCGCTGGCATTTAAGTTCTTATCGAACGCAGATCTGGTACAGCATTGGGGGTTGCTGAAAAGAGAAGTTTTTATCGCGATCTGGATGCTATGTGCACTGGGAATGGCCTTGTATCTGTTCCGTGTGATACGGTTTCCTCACGACGGACCCAAAGGAAAAAGATTGGGCTGGGGTAATATTGTATTTGGAGTTGCGAGTATTGCATTTATGTTATACCTCGTTCCCGGACTCACCAATACGAAATATGCCAATTTAAAACTGCTTAGTGGCCTTGCGCCACCTTTTTCTCAAAGTATTTACGATACCGGAAGCGGTGCTTTGCCTGGAATGACCTCTTATAAAGATTTTGATGAAGGAGTTGCTGCGGCTAAAGCTTCGGGAAAACCAATCATGCTGGACTTTACAGGCTGGGCATGCGTAAATTGCAGGGAGATGGAAGAACATGTGTGGAGCAGACAGGATATTTTCGATGTCATTAATGATGAATATATATTGATCTCACTTTATGTTGATGACAGGAAGAAACTTTCAGAAGAAGAGCAATTTACGTATTTAAAACCTAATGGGGCTACCAAACCCATACGTACGATTGGAGATAAATGGGCCACATTTCAGACAGTGAATTTTAAAAATAATTCGCAACCCTATTATGTCTTAATGGACGCCGATCTTAACCTCCTCAATACACCTACCGCTTATACACCCGATGCCGATGAATATCTGTATTGGCTAAATGAAGGGTTAAAAAAGCATTCAGAAAATAAAACACAACCATGA
- the tilS gene encoding tRNA lysidine(34) synthetase TilS gives MTDAFKEHIEAQLPFLKESKLLVACSGGLDSVSLAHLLKEIDCEIALIHCNFSLRGTESDEDENFVVELAESLSIPVFTETFDTRAYAGDRKLSVQMAARELRYNWFYEILESFNYNFVVTAHHANDNLETFLINLSRGSGLRGLTGIPEQNDRIVRPLLPFTRDQLLKYAVANKIYWREDSSNASPDYLRNNLRLEVIPKLKEATGAIFENAIVTQKHLNTSQSLIDDYMALVYNLVVTETTDGYAVNIEKLKELPHTEALLFELLQGFGFTAWEDIINLLDAQSGKHIVSETHRLLKDRNQLLLTEITSEEDKEISIDANTSGIEIPISLRFSIVEEINRKNRNTAYLDYAKLKYPLILRKWKEGDSFQPFGMKGKKKLSKFFKDEKLSLVAKEKIRVLCSDDQIIWIVGMRSDDRFKVTNDTRKILKIVYSPD, from the coding sequence ATGACCGACGCTTTTAAAGAACATATCGAAGCCCAGCTTCCCTTTTTAAAGGAAAGCAAACTTCTGGTGGCTTGCAGTGGGGGGCTCGACAGTGTGTCTTTAGCTCATTTACTGAAAGAAATCGATTGTGAAATTGCATTGATACACTGTAATTTTTCGCTTCGCGGAACGGAAAGTGACGAAGATGAAAACTTTGTGGTCGAACTTGCCGAATCGCTTTCTATTCCTGTGTTTACTGAAACATTTGATACCAGGGCGTATGCCGGCGACCGAAAACTCTCAGTTCAAATGGCAGCACGTGAATTGCGTTATAACTGGTTCTATGAGATCCTGGAAAGTTTTAATTACAACTTTGTAGTTACTGCACATCACGCCAATGACAATCTGGAAACATTCTTGATCAATTTGTCCCGCGGTTCGGGTTTGCGCGGACTAACTGGAATTCCTGAACAAAATGACCGAATAGTGCGCCCCTTGCTTCCTTTTACAAGAGATCAATTGCTCAAGTATGCCGTGGCAAATAAAATTTACTGGAGAGAGGATAGTAGCAATGCTTCCCCAGATTATCTTCGGAATAATCTGCGATTAGAAGTTATTCCTAAACTAAAGGAAGCCACCGGCGCCATTTTTGAGAATGCTATTGTCACCCAGAAGCACCTCAACACTTCTCAGAGTCTTATTGATGATTATATGGCCTTGGTGTATAATCTTGTCGTGACCGAAACTACAGATGGCTATGCTGTAAATATTGAAAAGCTGAAAGAATTACCCCATACTGAAGCTCTATTGTTCGAATTACTTCAAGGTTTCGGATTTACGGCCTGGGAGGATATAATAAACCTTTTAGACGCTCAAAGCGGAAAACACATAGTTTCGGAGACACATCGTCTACTAAAGGATCGAAACCAGCTGTTATTAACCGAGATCACCTCCGAAGAGGATAAAGAGATCAGTATCGATGCAAATACTTCGGGAATTGAAATTCCTATTTCACTAAGATTTTCCATTGTTGAGGAAATAAACCGAAAAAACCGAAATACGGCGTATTTGGATTACGCCAAACTTAAATATCCATTAATTCTGAGAAAATGGAAAGAAGGTGATAGTTTCCAGCCTTTTGGAATGAAAGGAAAAAAGAAATTGAGTAAATTTTTTAAAGATGAAAAGTTATCTTTGGTGGCTAAAGAAAAAATCCGGGTTCTTTGCAGTGACGATCAGATTATCTGGATCGTGGGAATGCGGTCGGATGATCGCTTTAAAGTCACAAATGATACTCGTAAAATTCTAAAAATTGTTTATAGCCCTGATTGA